A stretch of DNA from Acidimicrobiia bacterium:
TCCGACGACGCTCCGGCGTAGTTGTTCCCCGAGCTTCATGAGAGGCTCCCGATGCTGAGCGGCACCCTGTCGGGAACCCCGACCCCGTTCCACACACCCATCGACAGGGCATTGGTCGGGCACCTCTCGATGCACAGGCCACAACGGATGCAGGTGGATTCGTCGAGGAGCAGGGCGGTGCCCTCGGTGCCCCCCACCTCTGGGGCCGGTACCAGGGCTATCAGGTCGAGCGGGCAGACGTCGGAACACAACCCGCAGAGCACGCAGGCGTGGACGTCGAGCAGGATGTTGGCGAAGCAGCGGAGACAGCGCTGAGCCTCACATCGAGCCTGTTCCTCACTGAATCCGACCTCCACCTCGCGAAGACCGATACGCCGCTCGGTGCTGAGCGAAGGGACCGACACCCGATCTTGACGGTCATAGGGGTCTTGTAGACGGTGGAACTGGTCGAGCACCACCATCCGGCCGGGAGTGTCTTCTTCTCGTCCGCCCCCGAAGGCGCGGTGGATCGACGCCGCCGCTCGCCGCCCGTCGGCGATCGCCTCGATCAGGCTACGAGGGCCATGGACGACGTCACCTCCTGCCCACACACCCGGGATGGAGGTTGCCAGGGTCTCGGAGTCGACCTCGATGGTGCCCCGGCGACTCGCGGTGGGACCGTCCGGCTGAAGTGCGGACAGGTCCACTGCCTGACCGATGGCGAGGATGACGGTGTCGGTGGCCAAGACCTCCCGGTCTTCCTGGTCTAGCGTTGGGGCGAAGCGGCCTGTCTCATCGAAGACCGAGAGCACGCCGACCGTCTCGACCCCTATCGCCCTGTCGTCTTCGACCAGGATGCGAGCCGGTCCCCTTCGGTGGACGAACTTGATCCCTTCGAGAAGGGCTTCGTGGATCTCGAATTCGGCGGCCGGCATCTCATGGCGTGCCTCGAGGGACACCACGGTCACGTCGGTGGCCCCGGCTCTTACCGCACTTCGCGCCACGTCCACCGCCTCGGTGAAGCTGGCCTCTGGGAGGGGCTCAGGCTCGTCGAAGCCGGAGAACCGCTGCGCCTCCGAGTAGGCGGCGGCCCGCAGCGCCGTTCTGGCGGCGTCCAGGGCGACGTTGCCTCCACCGATCACCACGACA
This window harbors:
- a CDS encoding FAD-dependent oxidoreductase yields the protein MGIVGGGPAGLAAAHDLRLLGYRVTVYEATGELGGMMVLGIPEYRLDRRLLRAEIDAVVSLGVEVRLDIRLGTDVTFGDLRERHDAIFLAFGASLGRGLDIDGHQADGVFRALEFLINLNQGFHVDVGNRVVVIGGGNVALDAARTALRAAAYSEAQRFSGFDEPEPLPEASFTEAVDVARSAVRAGATDVTVVSLEARHEMPAAEFEIHEALLEGIKFVHRRGPARILVEDDRAIGVETVGVLSVFDETGRFAPTLDQEDREVLATDTVILAIGQAVDLSALQPDGPTASRRGTIEVDSETLATSIPGVWAGGDVVHGPRSLIEAIADGRRAAASIHRAFGGGREEDTPGRMVVLDQFHRLQDPYDRQDRVSVPSLSTERRIGLREVEVGFSEEQARCEAQRCLRCFANILLDVHACVLCGLCSDVCPLDLIALVPAPEVGGTEGTALLLDESTCIRCGLCIERCPTNALSMGVWNGVGVPDRVPLSIGSLS